From a single Aricia agestis chromosome 17, ilAriAges1.1, whole genome shotgun sequence genomic region:
- the LOC121735662 gene encoding uncharacterized protein LOC121735662, whose translation MTTTGHSHHQVLVPNSDEEYPATPATSATPKKKCKKRLRRKSEWSDVKRKCLKNNGKKHVTKRGKVVDDKILGAPCHCRYRCFEKISHSQRYDCFQRFWRLGTREKQWDFVVKYSKKQPKNMRLNRETPNKRQFTYKYFLPITPTSTQSQIENVNVCKTMFLNTLSVSSKIIRTAWEKYDGCTVMEEDMRGRHANHHRVIKPDTLRSVCDHVRSFVPVESHYIRKSSTKLYLDGSLTIPKMFQLYKDWFDSSIYASKADTVRQYRDLVNQNFNLGFFIPKKDQCDVCHIYRNKTDRTHEEEDSYNKHLLNKNTARKFKDVDKRTAVESCGKILSAVFDFQKVLSCPHGQVSVFYYKRKLSCLNFTIFDMGNKKACCYMWDDSRKERC comes from the coding sequence ATGACGACCACTGGACACAGTCACCATCAAGTGCTCGTACCAAACAGTGATGAGGAATACCCTGCTACACCTGCTACATCTGCTACacctaaaaaaaaatgtaagaaacGTTTACGCCGCAAATCTGAGTGGTCAGACGTTAAGCGAAAATGCCTAAAAAATAATGGTAAGAAGCATGTGACCAAAAGAGGTAAAGTAGTTGATGATAAAATCTTGGGAGCTCCATGTCACTGTCGGTATCGctgttttgaaaaaatatctcaCTCTCAAAGATATGATTGTTTTCAAAGGTTCTGGCGTTTAGGAACCCGAGAAAAACAGTGGGATTTTGTAGTTAAATACTCAAAAAAGCAACCAAAGAACATGCGTTTAAATCGAGAAACACCAAACAAACGTCAATTtacgtataaatattttttacccaTAACACCTACTTCCACCCAGAGTCAGATTGAAAATGTTAACGTCTGTAAAACTATGTTTTTAAATACACTTtctgtaagtagtaaaataattagaaCAGCCTGGGAAAAATACGATGGCTGCACTGTTATGGAAGAGGACATGAGAGGACGCCACGCAAATCACCATCGCGTAATAAAGCCTGACACCCTCAGAAGTGTGTGTGACCATGTTCGATCCTTTGTCCCGGTTGAATCCCACTATATTCGGAAATCATCTACTAAACTTTATCTGGACGGCAGTCTCACCATTCCCAAAATGTTTCAGCTATATAAAGATTGGTTTGACAGTTCAATTTACGCTAGCAAGGCAGATACAGTACGCCAATACAGAGATTTAgttaatcaaaattttaatttaggaTTTTTTATCCCTAAAAAAGACCAGTGTGATGTCTGCCATATTTATCGCAATAAGACAGATCGTACACACGAAGAGGAAGATAGTTATAACAAacatttactaaataaaaatactgcaCGCAAATTTAAAGATGTAGACAAACGTACCGCCGTAGAATCTTGTGGCAAAATCTTATCGGCGGTTTTTGATTTTCAAAAAGTATTGTCATGTCCTCATGGGCAGGTTagtgttttttattataagcGTAAATTATCTTGTTTAAACTTTACAATTTTTGATATGGGAAATAAAAAGGCTTGTTGTTATATGTGGGATGACAGTCGCAAAGAGAGGTGCTAA
- the LOC121735663 gene encoding basic juvenile hormone-suppressible protein 2-like translates to MKSILCLLLGLVAIAAAHSNIGDRNVVIGVGDLKQRQLLIFKLLNNILEPLVDKDIIDIGTNFDIRNNVELYTKQEVVKGFLNRLKVGMLPRGEVFTLHIDRQLKEVMNMFHMLYFAKDFDTFIKTACWMRLNLNEGMFVYALTVAVRHREDCKGIILPPPYEIYPYYFVRADVIQKAYLIKMKKGLLDEKLCDLYGIRVTEKGTYIIDENVFDKRVALNDEDRLRYFTEDIGLNTYYYYFHIDYPFWMNDNIMNNKVMTRRWEITLYIYQQILARYNLERISNRMGDIVGLDLNKTIKKGYWPWLFLHNGVQLPVRLNNKIITTDKNVQIVKLIKVYENIITEAIIKGFVEINGLRLDLHKPEDIEVLGKLIYGVVDKHTTTFSKTSVEAYRYLLLLLKAVIGLNPVESDKYFVVPTVLDSYQTALRDPVFYQIQKRLCNLLILFKKRLPSYTREELIFPGVKIDNVVVDKLVTYFDDHLMDMTNAVILNNDELKKTKSDMTILVRKRRLNHQRFKVVVDVTSDKTVDCVVRMFLGPKEDGLGRLIDINKNRHNFVEIDSFLHKLVTGKNTIVRDSIDMHNIVRDRLMTRDLVKKVETITDFRDMLVKDLRNYMTGFPARLLLPKGRTGGLKMMLYVIVTPLKLVDGVDLSMLDVTRKDLLVDFRSTVLLDKMPLGFPLDREIDVGTFFTPNMKFVDCVIFHKQQVCDMKTRWNRWVLRQYDLVDQTFIGDNVNINNYNVDVDITRDLNRGIHITDF, encoded by the exons ATGAAGAGTATCCTGTGCTTACTGCTGGGGCTCGTGGCAATCGCCGCAGCCCACTCTAACATCGGCGACAGAAATGTCG TCATCGGAGTCGGCGACCTGAAACAGCGTCAGCTGCTTATCTTCAAGCTGTTGAACAACATCCTGGAGCCGCTCGTCGACAAGGACATCATTGACATTGGAACTAACTTCGACATTCGCAACAATGTTGAACTTTACacg AAACAAGAAGTCGTCAAAGGGTTCCTTAACCGTCTGAAGGTGGGTATGCTTCCACGCGGTGAAGTGTTCACCCTCCACATCGACCGTCAACTCAAGGAAGTCATGAACATGTTCCACATGCTCTACTTCGCCAAGGACTTCGACACCTTCATCAAGACCGCCTGCTGGATGAGGCTGAACCTCAACGAGGGCATGTTCGTGTACGCTCTGACCGTGGCCGTGCGCCACCGTGAGGACTGCAAGGGCATCATTCTCCCGCCTCCTTATGAAATCTACCCCTACTACTTTGTCCGCGCTGACGTTATCCAGAAAGCGTATCTCATCAAGATGAAGAAGGGTCTTCTCGACGAGAAACTCTGCGACTTATACGGAATCAGGGTCACCGAGAAGGGAACTTACATCATCGACGAGAACGTTTTCGACAAACGCGTCGCACTCAACGACGAGGACAGGTTGAGGTACTTCACCGAGGATATCGGCCTGAACACGTACTACTACTACTTCCACATCGACTATCCCTTTTGGATGAACGACAACATCATGAACAACAAGGTTATGACGAGACGCTGGGAAATCACCCTTTACATCTACCAGCAAATCCTGGCCCGATACAACTTGGAGCGCATATCCAACAGGATGGGTGATATTGTTGGCTTGGATCTCAACAAGACCATCAAGAAGGGTTACTGGCCGTGGTTATTTCTACACAACGGCGTCCAACTGCCCGTGAGACTTAACAACAAAATCATCACCACTGACAAGAACGTGCAAATCGTTAAGCTCATCAAAGTCTACGAGAACATCATCACTGAGGCTATCATCAAAGGATTCGTTgag aTTAACGGCTTGAGACTGGATCTGCACAAACCTGAAGACATTGAAGTTCTTGGTAAATTGATCTACGGTGTCGTCGACAAGCACACAACCACCTTCAGCAAGACATCCGTTGAAGCCTACCGTTACTTACTACTCCTACTGAAGGCTGTCATTGGTCTCAACCCCGTGGAATCAGACAA ATACTTCGTCGTTCCCACTGTTCTTGACAGCTATCAGACGGCTCTACGTGATCCCGTATTCTATCAAATACAGAAACGTCTCTGCAActtattaattttgttcaaGAAACGCCTCCCTAGCTACACTCGCGAGGAACTCATTTTCCCTGGCGTCAAAATCGACAACGTCGTGGTTGACAAACTGGTCACCTACTTCGATGATCATTTAATGGACATGACCAACGCTGTTATCCTCAACAATGATGAGCTGAAGAAGACCAAATCCGACATGACTATCCTTGTTCGCAAGCGCCGTTTGAATCACCAACGCTTCAAGGTAGTAGTAGACGTTACATCTGACAAGACCGTGGACTGCGTCGTAAGAATGTTCCTGGGACCGAAGGAGGACGGTCTGGGTCGTCTAATCGATATCAACAAGAACCGCCATAACTTTGTGGAAATCGACTCATTCTTACACAAATTGGTCACCGGAAAGAACACCATTGTAAGGGACTCCATCGACATGCACAACATCGTCCGCGATCGTTTGATGACACGTGATCTAGTAAAGAAGGTGGAAACCATCACCGACTTCAGGGATATGTTGGTAAAGGACCTCAGGAACTACATGACCGGATTCCCGGCGAGGTTGCTGCTGCCTAAAGGTCGCACCGGTGGTCTGAAGATGATGCTGTACGTGATCGTTACTCCGTTGAAGTTGGTCGACGGTGTTGATTTATCCATGTTGGACGTTACACGTAAGGATCTCCTCGTAGACTTCAGGTCAACGGTACTCCTCGACAAGATGCCTCTCGGTTTCCCTCTGGATCGCGAAATCGACGTCGGAACTTTCTTCACTCCTAACATGAAGTTCGTCGACTGTGTCATCTTCCACAAGCAGCAAGTCTGCGACATGAAGACGCGTTGGAACCGTTGGGTCCTCAGACAATACGACCTGGTCGACCAGACCTTCATCGGTGACAACGTCAACATTAACAACTACAACGTAGACGTCGACATCACTCGTGATCTCAACAGAGGTATCCACATCACTGACTTCTAA